A window of the Salipiger sp. H15 genome harbors these coding sequences:
- a CDS encoding aminotransferase class I/II-fold pyridoxal phosphate-dependent enzyme: MRNSSRGAVDPFIVMDVMEQARAAEAAGRHIIHMEVGQPSSPAPEAARKALAAAMENDALGYTVALGIPELRARIARLYGEWYDVDLNPNRVVVTPGSSGGFILAFSALFDSGDRVLLGAPGYPSYRQILKALDLRPVEVQTAAENRYQLVPQDIAATACEGVMVASPGNPTGTMLGKPELAALVEAAQARGASFLSDEIYHGIDYDRKPVTALQVSDDVCVINSFSKYFSMTGWRVGWLVVPEAQVRQVERLAQNLFICAPNASQVAALAAMDATEELQANLAVYTKNRALMMEGLPKAGFDRIAPPDGAFYVYADVSHLTTDSRAFAAEILEKAGVAVTPGLDFDPERGAGTLRFSYARGTAEIEEGLARLKAFMDARG, encoded by the coding sequence ATGCGAAACTCAAGCCGGGGGGCGGTCGATCCCTTCATCGTGATGGACGTGATGGAGCAGGCCCGCGCCGCCGAGGCCGCAGGCCGCCACATCATCCACATGGAGGTCGGCCAGCCCAGTTCCCCCGCGCCCGAGGCCGCCCGCAAGGCGCTGGCCGCGGCGATGGAGAACGACGCGCTCGGCTACACCGTGGCGCTCGGCATTCCCGAGCTGCGCGCGCGTATCGCCCGGCTCTACGGCGAGTGGTACGACGTCGACCTGAACCCGAACCGCGTGGTGGTGACGCCGGGCTCGTCGGGCGGCTTCATCCTCGCCTTCTCGGCGCTCTTCGATTCCGGCGATCGGGTGCTGCTCGGCGCGCCGGGCTATCCCTCGTACCGGCAGATCCTCAAGGCGCTCGACCTGCGGCCCGTCGAGGTGCAGACCGCGGCCGAGAACCGCTACCAGCTGGTCCCGCAGGACATCGCCGCCACGGCGTGCGAGGGCGTCATGGTCGCCTCGCCCGGAAATCCCACGGGCACGATGCTCGGCAAGCCCGAGCTCGCGGCGCTGGTCGAGGCGGCGCAGGCGCGCGGCGCCTCCTTCCTGTCGGACGAGATCTACCACGGCATCGACTACGACCGGAAACCGGTGACCGCGCTGCAGGTGTCGGACGATGTCTGCGTGATCAACTCCTTCTCGAAGTACTTCTCGATGACCGGCTGGCGGGTCGGCTGGCTGGTGGTGCCCGAGGCACAGGTCCGGCAGGTCGAGCGGCTGGCGCAGAACCTCTTCATCTGCGCGCCCAACGCCTCGCAGGTCGCGGCGCTGGCGGCGATGGACGCGACCGAGGAGCTTCAGGCCAACCTCGCGGTCTACACGAAGAACCGCGCGCTGATGATGGAGGGCCTGCCGAAGGCCGGGTTCGACCGCATCGCGCCGCCGGACGGGGCCTTCTACGTCTATGCCGACGTGAGCCACCTGACCACCGACAGCCGCGCCTTCGCCGCCGAGATCCTCGAGAAGGCCGGGGTGGCGGTGACGCCGGGGCTCGACTTCGACCCCGAGCGCGGGGCGGGGACGCTGCGCTTCTCCTACGCCCGCGGCACGGCGGAGATCGAGGAGGGGCTCGCGCGGCTCAAGGCCTTCATGGACGCGCGCGGCTGA
- a CDS encoding DsbA family protein: MQTFSTRRTALRRAAASLAIASGLMAPPALAQDFDLQKLTPEQREAFRAEVREYLLDNPEVIMEAVSALEARQAEQQAAADGDLVDSFAGPLFDDGYSWVGGNPEGDVTIVEFSDYRCGYCRKAFPEVEELVKSDGNIRIVIKEFPILGQDSMTSSRFALATMLVAGPDAYKQMHDALISLKQEPSEPVLTKLATTLGLDADEILARMSDPEVDRRIKETHELASKLQISGTPTFVFGDQMLRGYVPIDGMRQILKQVRDES, encoded by the coding sequence ATGCAGACCTTTTCGACCCGCCGCACCGCCCTTCGCCGTGCCGCCGCCTCGCTGGCCATCGCCAGCGGGCTCATGGCGCCCCCTGCGCTGGCGCAGGACTTCGACCTTCAGAAGCTGACGCCCGAGCAGCGCGAGGCCTTCCGCGCCGAGGTCCGCGAGTACCTGCTCGACAATCCCGAGGTCATCATGGAGGCGGTGAGCGCGCTCGAGGCCCGGCAGGCCGAACAGCAGGCCGCCGCCGATGGCGACCTCGTCGATTCCTTCGCCGGCCCACTCTTCGACGACGGTTACAGCTGGGTGGGTGGCAACCCCGAGGGCGACGTGACCATCGTCGAGTTCTCGGACTACCGCTGCGGCTACTGCCGCAAGGCCTTCCCCGAGGTCGAGGAACTGGTGAAGAGCGACGGCAACATCCGCATCGTGATCAAGGAATTCCCGATCCTCGGACAGGATTCCATGACCTCGTCGCGCTTCGCCCTCGCCACCATGCTGGTCGCGGGCCCCGACGCCTACAAGCAGATGCACGATGCGCTGATCTCGCTCAAGCAGGAACCCTCGGAGCCCGTGCTGACGAAGCTGGCGACGACCCTTGGGCTCGACGCCGACGAGATCCTTGCAAGGATGAGCGATCCCGAGGTGGACCGCCGCATCAAGGAAACCCACGAGCTGGCCTCGAAGCTGCAGATCAGCGGCACGCCGACCTTCGTCTTCGGCGACCAGATGCTGCGCGGCTACGTGCCGATCGACGGGATGCGCCAGATCCTCAAGCAGGTGCGCGACGAAAGCTGA
- a CDS encoding peptidylprolyl isomerase — MLKSILREPLVHFLVLGGLLFATWNWLAPQESAGPQAEVITLDQARLDHLQTLWTAQWKREPSPEDLKAIIDRHLRQEVFYREALRMGLDKDDDIIRTRLAQKMEAVSSDLSLLMQPPTEEQLRTFHAARPDLFTLPQSYAFRQVLYLPAEADYAALDATLAALQGGGDVPPGQRGKLAVPTDWALTPAQALENSFGGGFAESLSELPVGTWSGPVRSGLGLHLVLVTQNQAEHVAPFEEIRDFVARQYEYYTVLDAQEQMFRELLDRYEVRLEAEGVPEAVRQEYAHP; from the coding sequence ATGCTGAAGTCAATCCTCAGGGAGCCGCTCGTCCATTTCCTCGTCCTGGGCGGGCTGCTCTTCGCGACATGGAACTGGCTGGCCCCGCAGGAGAGCGCGGGGCCGCAGGCCGAGGTCATCACGCTTGATCAGGCCCGGCTCGACCATTTGCAGACGCTCTGGACCGCGCAGTGGAAACGCGAGCCTTCACCCGAGGACCTGAAGGCGATCATCGACCGCCACCTGCGGCAGGAGGTCTTCTATCGCGAGGCCCTGCGCATGGGTCTCGACAAGGATGACGACATCATCCGCACCCGGCTGGCGCAGAAGATGGAAGCCGTGTCGAGCGATCTGAGCCTGCTCATGCAGCCCCCCACCGAGGAGCAGCTGCGGACCTTCCACGCGGCGCGTCCCGACCTCTTCACGCTGCCGCAGTCCTACGCCTTCCGGCAGGTGCTCTACCTGCCCGCCGAGGCGGATTACGCGGCGCTGGACGCGACGCTCGCGGCGCTGCAGGGCGGCGGAGATGTCCCGCCCGGCCAGCGCGGCAAGCTGGCTGTGCCGACGGACTGGGCGCTGACCCCGGCGCAGGCGCTGGAGAATTCCTTCGGCGGCGGCTTCGCGGAGTCGCTCTCGGAACTGCCGGTCGGGACATGGTCCGGGCCCGTGCGCTCGGGGCTGGGGCTGCACCTCGTGTTGGTCACGCAGAACCAGGCCGAGCACGTCGCCCCCTTCGAGGAGATCCGCGACTTTGTCGCCCGGCAGTACGAGTATTACACCGTGCTGGACGCGCAGGAGCAGATGTTCCGAGAGCTTCTGGACCGCTATGAGGTCCGCCTCGAAGCCGAGGGCGTGCCCGAAGCGGTGCGGCAGGAGTATGCCCACCCATGA
- a CDS encoding HupE/UreJ family protein — protein MILRLLSAILICLCALTPQARAHEIRPAFLQIDEVAPQRYELLWKVPTRDGMVQNIRPAFDPGFTLAARPGETVVDGFVLFRFGLSGERGLPGTTLRIDNLDRTTIDTLVNVALLDGTHHSFLLRPREPAVTIPEAPSTWAVVQTYTRLGVQHILEGVDHLTFVAALMLIVRGWPMLLKTVTAFTVAHSITLALATFGYVSLPPPPVETLIALSILLVAVEAIHLRRGRHSLATRWPWIVAFAFGLLHGFGFAGALVKIGLPQTDIPLALLFFNVGVELGQLAFIAALLGLVALLRRLVTLPQVAPIAAAYGIGTIATFWVFERLDGMFF, from the coding sequence ATGATCCTGCGCCTGCTCTCCGCAATCCTTATTTGCCTCTGCGCGCTGACCCCGCAGGCCCGAGCGCATGAAATCCGTCCCGCCTTCCTGCAGATCGACGAGGTCGCGCCGCAGCGCTACGAGCTGCTGTGGAAGGTGCCGACCCGCGACGGAATGGTTCAGAACATCCGCCCCGCCTTCGATCCCGGGTTCACCCTGGCAGCGCGCCCGGGCGAGACCGTCGTCGATGGCTTCGTGCTCTTCCGCTTCGGCCTGAGCGGCGAGCGTGGCCTGCCCGGCACCACGCTGCGGATCGACAACCTCGACCGCACCACCATTGACACGCTGGTCAATGTCGCGCTGCTGGACGGCACGCATCACAGTTTCCTGCTGCGCCCGCGCGAGCCCGCCGTGACCATCCCCGAGGCGCCCTCGACCTGGGCCGTGGTGCAGACCTACACCCGGCTCGGTGTGCAGCACATCCTCGAGGGGGTCGACCACCTGACCTTCGTCGCCGCGCTGATGCTGATCGTGCGCGGCTGGCCGATGCTGCTGAAGACCGTCACTGCCTTCACCGTCGCGCATTCGATCACGCTGGCGCTGGCGACCTTCGGCTACGTCTCGCTGCCGCCGCCGCCGGTCGAGACGCTGATCGCGCTCAGCATCCTTCTGGTCGCCGTCGAGGCCATCCACCTGCGCCGCGGCCGCCACAGCCTCGCGACCCGCTGGCCCTGGATCGTCGCCTTTGCCTTCGGCCTGCTGCACGGCTTCGGCTTCGCCGGGGCGCTGGTGAAGATCGGGCTGCCGCAAACCGACATTCCGCTGGCGCTGCTGTTCTTCAACGTCGGGGTTGAACTGGGTCAGCTTGCCTTCATCGCGGCGCTGCTGGGGCTGGTGGCGCTGTTGCGGCGGCTGGTCACTCTGCCGCAGGTTGCCCCGATCGCCGCGGCCTACGGGATCGGCACCATCGCGACCTTCTGGGTCTTCGAGCGGCTGGACGGGATGTTCTTCTGA
- a CDS encoding M48 family metalloprotease: MPGPRAALRRIATLCAAAVLLAAPAAHGATLLRDADLEHALTEIAAPVLRASGLSPAQVDIIVLRDDTLNAFVTDTTRIFLHSGLIMKLPDAKSLQAVIAHEAAHITGGHITRRTENMRAARTAAGLGMVLAAATGAATGSGEAALGLALGTQGSALRSFLGHSRAEESSADIASIRTLVQAGIDPRGALEVQEIFLGQEALNVGRQDPYMQSHPLTRDRFRATQGLVAAARVPETNDAAADYWFLRARGKLSAFLRAPGWTLGRLGDSGSRDIALMREAVARHRQTDLPGALRAIDGAIALRPKDAYYHDLKGQILLESRQPAEAARVYAQARGLAPGNAQVLGGLGRAQLASGQFKAALATLEEARGRDWADPRILRDLSVAYARAGNDAMASEATAQRYALEGRMQDAGIHAKRAVDLLPRGSAPWNRAQDVLDASERAARKR, from the coding sequence ATGCCGGGACCGCGCGCCGCACTGCGCCGCATCGCCACGCTCTGCGCTGCCGCGGTCCTGCTTGCGGCACCTGCCGCGCATGGCGCGACGCTGCTGCGAGACGCGGACCTCGAGCACGCCCTGACCGAGATCGCCGCGCCGGTGCTGCGCGCCTCGGGGCTGAGCCCCGCGCAGGTCGATATCATTGTGCTCAGGGACGACACGCTCAACGCCTTCGTGACGGACACGACGCGGATCTTCCTGCACTCGGGCCTGATCATGAAGCTGCCCGACGCCAAGTCGCTGCAGGCGGTGATCGCGCACGAGGCCGCGCATATCACCGGCGGGCACATCACCCGGCGCACCGAGAACATGCGCGCCGCCCGCACCGCCGCCGGGCTGGGCATGGTGCTGGCCGCCGCGACCGGCGCGGCCACCGGCAGCGGCGAGGCCGCGCTGGGGCTGGCGCTGGGAACGCAGGGCTCGGCGCTGCGCAGCTTCCTCGGCCACAGCCGCGCCGAGGAAAGCTCGGCCGACATCGCCTCGATCCGCACCCTCGTGCAGGCCGGGATCGACCCGCGCGGCGCGCTGGAGGTGCAGGAGATCTTCCTCGGGCAGGAGGCGCTGAACGTCGGGCGGCAGGATCCCTACATGCAGAGCCACCCGCTGACCCGCGACCGGTTCCGCGCCACGCAGGGGCTCGTCGCCGCGGCGCGCGTGCCCGAGACCAACGATGCCGCCGCCGACTACTGGTTCCTCCGCGCCCGCGGCAAGCTCTCGGCCTTCCTGCGCGCTCCGGGCTGGACGCTGGGCCGGCTCGGCGACAGCGGCAGCCGCGACATCGCGCTGATGCGCGAGGCGGTGGCGCGGCACCGGCAGACCGACCTTCCCGGCGCGCTACGGGCCATCGACGGCGCCATCGCGCTGCGCCCCAAGGACGCGTATTATCACGACCTGAAGGGGCAGATCCTGCTCGAGTCCCGCCAGCCGGCCGAAGCCGCCCGGGTCTATGCGCAGGCCCGCGGCCTTGCGCCGGGCAACGCGCAGGTGCTGGGCGGGCTCGGCCGGGCACAGCTCGCCTCGGGACAGTTCAAGGCCGCGCTCGCCACGCTCGAGGAGGCACGCGGCCGGGACTGGGCCGACCCGCGCATCCTGCGCGACCTCTCGGTCGCCTATGCGCGCGCGGGCAACGACGCGATGGCCTCCGAGGCGACGGCGCAACGCTACGCGCTCGAGGGCCGGATGCAGGACGCAGGCATTCATGCGAAACGCGCGGTGGATCTCCTGCCGCGCGGATCCGCCCCGTGGAACCGCGCGCAGGATGTGCTAGACGCATCTGAGCGCGCCGCAAGGAAACGCTGA
- a CDS encoding N-acetylmuramoyl-L-alanine amidase: MGSFLRIIAAGALCALLGGGAQAQDLGQDRALGGQARFAAGGVSDGGWGRGTELTLSLSQGVPWRAFTLTDPPRLVIDFREVDWTGADAAAMDRSEAVESLRMGPFRSGWSRLVADLAGPMIISRAGMSVSTETGGAELALRLESSSAETMAARSGTPRDPRWDLPEPTAKAAPRRAETAPLRIVLDPGHGGIDPGAQRDGHNEADLMLTFARDLREVLRRAGYDVLMTRDADVFVSLEGRVALAHDARADLFISLHADAIEQGVAHGATVYTLSDDASDAASAALAERHDRDDILAGLDLSGSDDRVANVLLDLARLDNAPRGKALASHLVEGIRNAVGQVHKRPQRQAGFSVLKAADIPSVLIEVGFLSTEEDLRHLQDRAWRAGMAAGIRDGIGAWALEDTALSRLRRR, encoded by the coding sequence ATGGGCAGTTTTCTCCGGATCATCGCGGCGGGCGCGCTCTGCGCACTGCTGGGCGGCGGCGCACAGGCGCAGGACCTTGGGCAGGACCGGGCGCTTGGCGGCCAGGCGCGCTTTGCCGCCGGCGGGGTCAGCGACGGCGGCTGGGGCAGGGGCACCGAGCTCACGCTCTCGCTGAGCCAGGGCGTGCCGTGGCGCGCCTTCACCCTGACCGACCCGCCGCGGCTGGTGATCGACTTCCGCGAGGTCGACTGGACCGGCGCCGATGCCGCCGCCATGGACCGCTCCGAGGCGGTGGAGTCGCTGCGCATGGGCCCGTTCCGCTCGGGCTGGTCGCGGCTGGTGGCCGACCTCGCGGGGCCGATGATCATCTCCCGCGCCGGAATGAGCGTCTCGACCGAGACCGGCGGCGCCGAGCTTGCCCTGCGGCTCGAGTCCAGCAGCGCCGAGACGATGGCCGCGCGTTCAGGCACGCCGCGCGATCCGCGCTGGGACCTGCCGGAGCCGACGGCCAAGGCCGCGCCGCGCCGGGCCGAGACCGCGCCGCTGCGCATCGTGCTCGACCCCGGCCACGGCGGCATCGACCCGGGTGCGCAGCGCGACGGGCACAACGAGGCCGACCTCATGCTGACCTTCGCCCGCGACCTGCGCGAGGTGCTGCGCCGCGCCGGCTACGATGTGCTGATGACGCGCGACGCGGATGTCTTCGTCTCGCTCGAAGGCCGTGTCGCGCTCGCCCATGATGCCCGTGCCGATCTCTTCATCTCGCTGCACGCGGACGCGATCGAGCAGGGTGTGGCGCATGGCGCCACGGTCTACACGCTCTCGGACGATGCCTCCGACGCCGCCTCCGCCGCGCTGGCGGAGCGCCACGACCGCGACGACATCCTCGCGGGGCTCGACCTGTCGGGCTCGGACGACCGGGTGGCGAACGTGCTGCTCGACCTCGCGCGGCTCGACAACGCGCCGCGCGGCAAGGCGCTGGCGAGCCATCTCGTGGAGGGGATCCGCAATGCCGTGGGGCAGGTCCACAAGCGCCCGCAGCGGCAGGCCGGCTTCTCGGTGCTGAAGGCGGCGGACATTCCCTCGGTGCTGATCGAGGTGGGGTTCCTGTCGACCGAGGAGGACCTGCGCCACCTGCAGGACCGCGCCTGGCGCGCCGGCATGGCGGCCGGCATCCGCGACGGCATCGGGGCCTGGGCGCTCGAGGACACGGCGCTGTCGCGGCTCCGGCGGCGGTAG
- a CDS encoding fasciclin domain-containing protein, whose translation MNTNCLKVLALVLPMSGAAYAQENPMVGGAAMYPDKTIVENAVNSADHTTLVAAVKQAGLVETLSSEGPFTVFAPTNEAFAMIPEDVLAGYMKDENKERLVQILTCHVVSANAMSTDIVKMIADDGGSHAVPTVGGCTLQAKMDGDKVTLTDEQGNVATVTIADVRQSNGVIHVIDKVMMPAK comes from the coding sequence ATGAATACCAATTGCCTTAAAGTTCTCGCGCTCGTTCTGCCGATGTCCGGCGCAGCTTACGCCCAGGAAAACCCGATGGTCGGCGGCGCGGCCATGTATCCTGACAAGACGATTGTCGAGAATGCCGTGAACTCGGCCGACCACACGACGCTTGTCGCTGCCGTGAAGCAGGCCGGGCTGGTTGAAACGCTCAGCTCGGAAGGCCCCTTCACCGTCTTCGCCCCCACGAACGAAGCCTTCGCAATGATCCCCGAGGACGTGCTTGCCGGCTACATGAAGGATGAGAATAAGGAGCGCCTTGTCCAGATTCTCACCTGCCACGTGGTGTCGGCGAACGCGATGTCGACGGACATCGTCAAGATGATCGCCGATGACGGCGGTTCGCACGCGGTTCCCACCGTGGGCGGTTGCACGCTGCAGGCGAAGATGGACGGCGACAAGGTCACGCTGACGGATGAGCAGGGCAACGTGGCAACAGTTACCATCGCTGACGTGCGCCAGTCCAATGGCGTCATCCATGTCATCGACAAGGTCATGATGCCTGCGAAATAA
- a CDS encoding tyrosine-type recombinase/integrase: protein MIRDGWLTYIRKKSGSLATCPMGTDAPAWFEHTDDLAEAEAAQPLKYMTYMVTSTGRVRSHKAAAQWFSRACDDAGLAHLSAHGIRKHRASIFKENGATAEQRMAVLGHETGGEATRYSKSADLLRTIEGTESSNSAVPSSNYRSETS from the coding sequence ATGATCCGCGACGGCTGGCTGACCTACATCAGGAAGAAATCCGGAAGCCTGGCGACCTGTCCCATGGGCACCGACGCTCCGGCCTGGTTCGAGCACACCGACGACCTTGCCGAGGCCGAAGCAGCACAACCGCTGAAATACATGACCTACATGGTCACCAGCACCGGCCGAGTGCGATCGCACAAGGCCGCAGCGCAATGGTTCAGTCGCGCGTGCGATGACGCCGGGCTTGCGCATCTTTCGGCTCACGGCATCCGGAAGCACCGGGCCAGCATATTCAAGGAGAATGGCGCGACCGCGGAACAGCGGATGGCCGTCCTTGGACACGAGACTGGGGGCGAGGCCACGCGCTATAGCAAGAGCGCGGACCTGCTCAGGACCATAGAGGGAACAGAAAGTTCCAACTCGGCCGTACCCAGTTCCAACTATCGTTCGGAAACCAGTTAA
- a CDS encoding Crp/Fnr family transcriptional regulator, which produces MGISKNIDLTAQDRRRIEGRGWLYRQPEAIRTAVLEACVLIELGSGESAMHLGGEDGGLYGLIEGWLDVLISPGAMEPALVHVATTGWWFGDSALLTRSPKRGAHVARTPCRIAHLPAEAAERMAREGLDIWRSIAFISVGVIDHAFAAVAANRCPHPLERARLTLRILLGAGLPFAAGAPLDPPVLPISQAEFAEIANLSRNAAGDALRDLAQQGMIRLGYREIEVLDRRALGLA; this is translated from the coding sequence ATGGGTATTTCGAAAAATATTGACCTAACGGCACAGGACCGTCGCAGGATCGAGGGACGCGGGTGGCTCTACCGTCAGCCCGAGGCGATCCGCACCGCCGTACTCGAGGCTTGCGTACTGATCGAACTGGGGAGCGGCGAGAGCGCCATGCACCTCGGCGGCGAGGACGGCGGGCTCTACGGGCTGATCGAGGGCTGGCTCGACGTGCTGATCTCTCCCGGCGCGATGGAGCCCGCGCTGGTGCATGTGGCGACCACCGGCTGGTGGTTCGGTGACAGCGCGCTGCTCACCCGCAGCCCGAAGCGCGGCGCCCATGTCGCCCGCACGCCCTGCCGCATCGCGCACCTGCCCGCCGAGGCCGCCGAGCGCATGGCCCGTGAAGGGCTCGACATCTGGCGCAGCATCGCCTTCATCTCGGTCGGCGTCATCGACCATGCCTTTGCCGCGGTTGCGGCGAACCGCTGCCCCCATCCGCTCGAGCGGGCGCGGCTCACCCTGCGCATCCTGCTCGGCGCCGGCCTGCCCTTCGCCGCCGGCGCGCCGCTCGACCCGCCCGTGCTGCCGATCTCGCAGGCCGAGTTCGCCGAGATCGCCAACCTCTCGCGCAACGCGGCGGGGGATGCGCTGAGGGACTTGGCGCAGCAGGGGATGATCCGGCTCGGGTATCGGGAGATCGAGGTCCTGGATCGGAGGGCACTGGGGTTGGCGTAG
- a CDS encoding DUF3604 domain-containing protein gives MTRLNFLPLLGLGALLASTATGALAQATEADAPTNPLKEAYFGEQHVHTGVSMDAFIGGNRLTPDDAYRFAKGEEIMVNGSMHKIKRPLDFVAVTDHAEFMGEAYSLMNEGAPGYDDEIAVAFRTAPDLKTALGLYGKYVLTPLAGGGDPHPSFFQGEEAIKTTWKKNFEATEKHYNPGTFTTIHAYEWTSAPGGANQHRNVFFRDTNVPDMPFSSNEGADPEMLWSWMQTQRDDGKKVFAIPHNSNESKGLLFAEASLTGVPISRDYAETRASMEPLIEMMQVKGNSEVVPNFWPNDEFADFENAVSIQRFNGRAFVKENFVRYGLGRGIKYNADLGVNPFKYGFVGGTDNHNGTPSNVEEDNFAVGSHGYADQTAEIRATSVLEGEMLISDVNPGALTAVWATSNTRGAIWDSMLAKETFATSGPRMKVRVFAGQGFAESYDSYDAMVTDGYAKGVPMGGDYTGTEAPQFLVWAMKDPIGPNLDRIQIIKGWYENGEMKDTIYDVVASGERLQADGSVTPIDAPIDMATGSFNAEKGDPELTTVWTDPDWNPDVEAFYYARVLQLPTARWTLYDELREGVSYPEDVKRELVERAWASPIWHEVN, from the coding sequence ATGACCAGACTGAATTTTCTGCCACTTCTGGGTCTTGGCGCCCTTCTTGCAAGCACCGCCACCGGCGCGCTGGCGCAGGCCACCGAGGCCGACGCCCCGACAAATCCGCTGAAGGAGGCCTATTTCGGCGAGCAGCACGTGCACACGGGCGTGTCGATGGATGCCTTCATCGGCGGCAACCGGCTGACTCCCGACGACGCCTACCGCTTCGCCAAGGGCGAGGAGATCATGGTCAACGGCAGCATGCACAAGATCAAGCGCCCGCTCGATTTCGTCGCGGTCACCGACCATGCGGAATTCATGGGCGAGGCCTACAGCCTGATGAACGAGGGGGCGCCGGGCTATGACGACGAGATCGCCGTGGCCTTCCGCACCGCCCCCGATCTCAAGACCGCGCTCGGGCTCTACGGCAAGTACGTGCTGACGCCGCTGGCCGGCGGCGGCGATCCGCACCCGTCCTTCTTCCAGGGCGAGGAGGCGATCAAGACGACCTGGAAGAAGAACTTCGAGGCGACCGAGAAGCACTACAACCCGGGCACCTTCACCACGATCCACGCCTATGAATGGACCTCGGCGCCGGGCGGCGCGAACCAGCACCGCAACGTCTTCTTCCGCGACACCAACGTGCCCGACATGCCCTTCTCGTCGAACGAGGGCGCCGATCCCGAGATGCTCTGGTCCTGGATGCAGACCCAGCGCGACGACGGCAAAAAGGTCTTCGCCATCCCGCACAACTCCAACGAATCCAAGGGGCTGCTCTTTGCCGAGGCGAGCCTGACCGGTGTGCCGATCAGCAGGGACTATGCCGAGACCCGCGCCTCGATGGAGCCGCTGATCGAGATGATGCAGGTGAAGGGCAACTCCGAGGTGGTGCCGAACTTCTGGCCCAACGACGAGTTCGCCGATTTCGAGAATGCCGTGTCGATCCAGCGCTTCAACGGCCGGGCCTTCGTGAAGGAGAACTTCGTCCGCTACGGGCTCGGGCGCGGCATCAAGTACAATGCCGACCTCGGGGTGAACCCGTTCAAGTATGGCTTCGTCGGCGGCACCGACAATCACAACGGCACCCCGAGCAACGTCGAGGAAGACAACTTCGCGGTCGGCAGCCACGGTTATGCCGACCAGACCGCCGAGATCCGCGCGACCTCGGTGCTCGAGGGCGAGATGCTGATCTCCGACGTGAACCCCGGCGCGCTGACCGCGGTCTGGGCGACCTCCAACACCCGCGGCGCCATCTGGGATTCCATGCTCGCCAAGGAGACCTTCGCCACCTCCGGCCCGCGCATGAAGGTGCGCGTCTTCGCAGGGCAGGGTTTTGCCGAGAGCTACGACAGCTATGACGCGATGGTCACCGACGGCTACGCCAAGGGCGTGCCGATGGGCGGCGACTACACCGGCACCGAGGCGCCGCAGTTCCTCGTCTGGGCGATGAAGGACCCGATCGGGCCGAACCTCGACCGCATCCAGATCATCAAGGGATGGTACGAGAACGGCGAGATGAAGGACACGATCTACGACGTCGTCGCCTCCGGTGAACGCCTGCAGGCGGATGGCAGCGTCACGCCGATTGACGCGCCGATCGACATGGCCACGGGCAGTTTCAACGCCGAGAAGGGCGATCCCGAGCTGACGACGGTCTGGACCGACCCCGACTGGAACCCCGATGTCGAGGCCTTCTACTACGCCCGCGTGCTGCAGCTGCCGACCGCGCGCTGGACGCTCTACGACGAGCTGCGCGAGGGGGTGAGCTACCCCGAGGACGTCAAGCGCGAGCTGGTCGAGCGCGCCTGGGCTTCGCCGATCTGGCACGAGGTGAACTGA